The proteins below are encoded in one region of Takifugu rubripes chromosome 1, fTakRub1.2, whole genome shotgun sequence:
- the cavin2a gene encoding caveolae-associated protein 2a: MEEDAARTEPSSATGSTQALAQPKAENNADVLIPSFTPSSVPSSPAPTSTLSRLGLKSPTSPTGAAPGSPIDRGQVSAITVVALLDKLVNMMESVQDNQQRMEQRQADLEGAVRVVQGDVTRLSKTHVSTSNSVSKLLERSRKVSDHLKEVRERLDKQAVQVKKLEANHSHLLKRNHFKVLIFQEDNEIPSTVFVKDSLKTPQPSQYDAESTLPPPSVTGSVDGIRGQEEGLQSISLSSDEESLPVHLEGEDYLVGEEAMGMGTSRSYERRADKFKRSSLKKVDSLKKAFSRTSIEKKVNQITTRIVPPEKREKIMKSLTPNHPKSPTAKSSSFKVSPMTFNVKKVRDGETPTQDASSPGEEAHIEIPPIENMDGEIPLAEAHTDEGAFKELQESVSPSTPESMKVELEINGGPPSIECEVNNHCAGLAVPEDMEDIPVEEEVEEAQEKSKSPVEAAADAQSPVAAVGVEPVST, from the exons ATGGAAGAAGACGCGGCCCGCACCGAGCCCAGCAGCGCCACCGGCAGCACCCAGGCTCTGGCGCAGCCGAAAGCAGAGAACAACGCCGACGTGCTCATCCCGAGTTTCACCCCGTCCTCTGTCCCGTCCTCGCCGGCGCCCACCAGCACCCTGTCCCGACTCGGCCTCAAAAGCCCCACCAGCCCCACCGGGGCCGCGCCGGGCAGTCCCATTGACCGCGGCCAGGTGAGCGCAATCACCGTCGTGGCGCTGCTGGACAAGCTGGTCAACATGATGGAATCGGTGCAGGACAACCAGCAGCGGATGGAGCAGCGGCAGGCCGACCTGGAGGGTGCCGTGCGAGTCGTGCAGGGCGACGTGACGCGTCTTTCTAAGACGCACGTAAGCACCTCCAACAGCGTCAGCAAACTGCTGGAGCGCTCCCGCAAAGTCAGCGACCACCTGAAGGAAGTCAGAGAGCGCCTGGACAAGCAAGCTGTCCAGGTGAAGAAGCTGGAGGCCAACCACAGCCATCTGCTGAAGAGGAACCACTTCAAAGTGCTCATCTTCCAG GAAGACAATGAGATCCCCTCCACTGTCTTTGTCAAGGACTCCCTCAAGACCCCACAACCAAGTCAGTATGATGCAGAATCCACCCTGCCACCCCCCTCTGTCACGGGCTCTGTTGACGGCATCCGTGGCCAGGAGGAGGGTCTCCAGAGCATCAGCCTGTCATCCGATGAGGAATCTCTCCCTGTACATCTAGAAGGAGAAGACTATCTGGTAGGGGAGGAAGCAATGGGGATGGGCACTTCCCGCAGCTATGAGAGGAGGGCTGACAAGTTCAAGCGATCCAGCCTCAAAAAGGTCGATAGCCTCAAGAAGGCCTTCTCACGTACAAGCATCGAGAAGAAGGTGAACCAGATCACCACCAGGATTGTGCCACCAGAGAAACGTGAGAAAATTATGAAAAGCCTCACTCCGAACCATCCCAAGAGCCCAACTGCCAAGAGCTCCTCTTTCAAGGTGTCTCCCATGACTTTCAATGTCAAGAAAGTCAGAGATGGAGAGACCCCCACACAGGATGCCAGCTCCCCTGGAGAAGAAGCCCACATAGAGATTCCTCCAATTGAAAACATGGATGGAGAGATCCCCCTGGCAGAAGCACATACAGACGAGGGGGCTTTCAAGGAGCTCCAGGAGAGTGTGAGTCCCTCCACCCCAGAGAGCATGAAGGTGGAGCTTGAGATCAATGGAGGGCCACCGAGCATTGAGTGCGAGGTAAACAACCACTGTGCTGGGTTAGCTGTTCCAGAGGACATGGAAGATATTCCTGTGGAggaagaagtggaggaagcacaagagaaaagcaaaagccctgtggaagcagcagcagatgcccAGAGTCCAGTGGCAGCAGTTGGAGTAGAGCCAGTGTCCACTTAA